One part of the Procambarus clarkii isolate CNS0578487 chromosome 41, FALCON_Pclarkii_2.0, whole genome shotgun sequence genome encodes these proteins:
- the LOC138373256 gene encoding U1 small nuclear ribonucleoprotein C-like: MAKYYCDYCDTYLTHDSPSVRKTHCEGRKHKENVKMYYQKWMEDQAQSLIDATTAAFKARKIPKGAAIPPPSSMQGGPGGPVGQEGTCGSGSQNMGGPGGPPIGPGMGNMGPPGMAGANIPGNMGMPPMGPRGPMMGPPMMGGSSMPPGMMPGMQPLMGGPMGSMRPPQMSGHPQMSGHPQMSGHPQMSG, encoded by the coding sequence ATGGCAAAATACTACTGTGATTACTGCGACACCTACCTCACACATGACTCTCCCTCGGTGCGGAAGACTCACTGCGAGGGGCGAAAACACAAGGAAAATGTCAAAATGTACTACCAGAAGTGGATGGAGGACCAAGCTCAGTCTCTGATTGATGCAACAACTGCTGCATTTAAAGCCAGGAAGATTCCAAAGGGAGCAGCCATTCCTCCACCGAGCAGCATGCAAGGAGGTCCAGGAGGTCCTGTTGGGCAAGAAGGTACATGCGGTTCAGGGTCTCAGAACATGGGTGGTCCTGGAGGTCCCCCAATAGGGCCAGGAATGGGGAACATGGGCCCTCCAGGCATGGCTGGTGCAAACATACCAGGCAACATGGGTATGCCCCCAATGGGTCCAAGAGGACCTATGATGGGGCCACCAATGATGGGTGGCTCAAGCATGCCACCAGGTATGATGCCAGGGATGCAGCCTCTAATGGGTGGTCCCATGGGATCAATGAGACctccacagatgtctggacatccacagatgtctggacatccacagatgtctggacatccacagatgtctgga